Part of the Phycisphaerae bacterium RAS1 genome, CAACGGCGGTGGAACTCGTACAGGTCCGCGTCGGCGACGATCGCGATTTGCTCCAGGTTGTGGGACGATCGGAGATTCCCGCTCATCTCGAAGACGTAGCGGCGGCCGTCGCTGAGCGCGAACCCCAGCAGCTTGGTATGCACGCGGGCGGAGCGGATCGCCTGCCGGCGGGCCTGCATGCCCTTACTCAGGTGCTCGAAGATTCCGCCGTCCGTCGCGGTCCAGAACTCCGAGCAAATCATCATCGCCCGGCCGATCGCGCCCAGGTCCAGCAGCGCCAGCAGCTCGTCGGCTACGGCCTGATTCAAGCTCAGCGTGGTCAGCAGCAGCTCATCGACCTTGGCGGGCGCGACGATCGCGATCATCGCCGGCACGCAATCCCACGGCCGGAACGTGCCGCTTACGACGATGTGCGCTGCGGTCCCCGGCTCTGGTAGCGGCGTCAAGATCGCGCTGGCGGCGGCAATGCGGCGCGCGTCCAGCATCCGGTCGACGCGGTGCGGACGGTCAATCCGGCGGTCCCCGTCCAGCGGGATTTTCGTTCTGGGCTTGTAGCCGGCGGCCGGCGGCGTCCGGTCGAGGGCGGGGTCCATCGCCAGCAGCTCCCGCAACCCGAATTTTTCGAGTCCCGCCAGCGGGTCACTCATGGTGCTGCATCCCTTCCATGAACGCGGCGCGGGCGAAGTCCACCTGGGCGGTTACAGCGCGCTCAATGTCGGTCGGATCAGTCAACCCGGCGACGGCGGCCACGATGGCGCGGCTGATGTCATCGAGCGCGCGATTGACCGCACGGGCACGGCCGGCCCATTCGGCGAGCACGGTCTGACGGCGCATGTACTGACCCGAGAGAATTGCAGTCTCCAGCTCGATTTTCACGCGGCGGGCGACGATGTGCTGTAGTCGGGCTATTCGCTCCGCGCCCATCCCTGCGAATGCGGCTCCCAGATCGGGCTGGATCGCCGCGGCGGCGTCCCCGTTTTCAGCGGTGGGCTGCTCCTGGGTCGGGTCGCGCGCGTCGGATTCAGCAGCGGGCGGCGGTGGCGTCGTCGTCGGGCTTCCCTGTCCGGCGTCGATCGGCGGCGGGAGCGTCCGGCTGCGCCACGCCCTGACCTCGCGGATGCTCCACCCGTCGGCGGGCATCGCGGGCCATGGCCACGCGGGGTGGCGGCGCCATTTTCGAAAGGCTTTCTCGGTGACGCCGAGCGCGCGGGCGACGGCCCGTCCGGAATCGGTCCGATCGCTGGCGGCGGGCGACTCTGGCGGGGCGGTGACGGTCATCTGTGGCTCAATTCAGACGCTGCGGACCAGTCCGCGGCCCGTGCGGACCCATGATCCTCAAGACTGAAAGCGCTCGACCGGTTCGAAAAAAAACCTGAACCATGGGTCCCCCTCGAAAGGGACCCAAAGGCCCAGCGGCGCGACTGGCGGTCGCGACAGCGGGCGGCTAGGCGCGTCACGCTCACGACGCGGACAGAATCGAATCGACCGCGGCCTGGGCGTCCCGACGGTCCTCGATCGCCCTGCGTGCGACGGCTTCGTCGACGGCTTTCCGCTCTGCCTCCCGCCTGTCGTACTCTGCGGCGCGAGCGCGGCGTCCCTCTTCAATCTCAGCGGCGGCCTTTTCATCTTCCGCCTTGCGACGGGCGGCTTGGGCCTCGTCGATCTCGCGTTGTCGTGCGGCCCTGGCGTCGGAATCGGCGCGCTCCTGCTCCATGCGGCGGCGGTTGCTGCATACGTCGCGCTCTAGGATCGCGATTGACTCATCCGAAATAAGCCCATGAACCCGCAAGCCGGTCCAGAGGATCGTCGCCAAACGGCGGCGCCACGTGCGCGTAATAAGCATCGGAAGCGCGGGGGCGGGGAGACCCTTCTCCGTGTGTTCTTCGCAGGCGTCGCGCTGCGCGCTGCGCTCCGCGTCACGAATGGCCTGAATCACACATTGTGGCAGGCGGGCGTCGTGCCATACTTCGCTTGACAGAACTGATCCAGGTCGAAACAACGTGAACAACCCGGCGTCATACAGCGCCATCAGCTCGCCTTCGTCATAGACGCGGATTGGCAGCGGTTCCGGTGTGGGCTGGGACTCGGCGGCGGCGGGCGGCTGCTCTTGCGGCAGCACAGGTGCAAGCTGATGGTTGGCAAGCTCGGCTTCGGTGACAACTGGCATTGCGGGTGTCTCCTCTTTTTTAGTGGCTGCGGCAGCCCTTTCACTTCGACGCGATTGCGAAAAGCTGGTCGTCGGTGAAGTTGGCATTCGCTGGATGGGCACGCAAAGCACGGAACCGCAGGAGGCGGCCGGTTGGTGTGTGGCAGACGCTGGAAGCGGCATCCCCGCGGAGCTGGTTCGGGTTCTTTTCCTCGGCCTGGCGGATGGCTGATTTCAGCTGCTCGCGTCCGACATTGGTACTCATTGGCGGCGTCTCCGTTGTTGCGGTTGACCCGCCGGCGGCGGGGGAACATCCCCCGTCGACCGGCGGTTGAGGACGAACGTCTGGAAGATAGGTGCGTCCGCCGCTGCACTGAGCCTCTTCGCGGCGGCTGAGCGGCGGGCGGCGGCGGGCTGGTGTTTCGATTGTTGCAGTGGGCGCCAGCACCTGGACGGGCGCAGCGGCGGCGGGCTGGTGCGCTGGCCACTGAGCGCGGGGCGCGGGAAGAAAATTCGTGGCGGCCGTGACGACCGCGGCGGTTTCTGCGGCGAGCACCTGGTCAAGCGTCCCAAGGCTGTCGACCAATTTCAGGCGGAGCGCTTCGCGGCCCGACCATGCCCCGCCGCTCATCACGGCGGCGGTTTCGCGGTCAGACAGCTTCCGGCCGCGCTGCACGGCTTCGCGGAACTGGTCCGCGATCTCGCCTACTTCGCGCTGCAGGTGCTCGAGCTGCTCGGGCGTGACTTCGGCGCCGATCACGCCGACAGCTTTCAGCGGCCCGCTTGCCAGCGCGTGAACCTCGACACCCATTCCGGAGTACATGGCGGAGTAATCGGCGATCGCCCACAGCACCCCGATCGAGCCTACCCGCGCGTCCTGTTCGGCGACGATCTGCGACGCGCCCGACGCGACGTAGTAGGCGGCGCTGCACAGATTCCCGCCGCTGTGCACCGTGAGCGGCTTCACCACCGCGGCGGCGGCGACCTTGGCACAGCCCGTCACCGGCCCGCCGGCGGAGTCGATCGACAGCACGATCCGCCTTACGTCAGTGGCACCTGCGGCGCGGGCGAGCATGGAAAGTAGCTCATCCTGGCTGAACTGAGCCAGCCCCAGCAGCGCGGCCCACGGATCGACCACGCGGACCATCTCGCCGGCGGCGCGGATCAGCGCTACCCCGCTCTCGATGCTCATGTCAATGCACTCGCCTGCGGCGTCGTGCATGGCCTCGGCGGTCGGCTGCGTCGGCAGGCGGAGCGAGCGCGCGACGATTTCCCGATGGGCGTTGAATGCGGCGGGTTCCAGCGCCCACATGCGCTCGGCGGGTGCTCGTGCTCTTGTTCGCATTGCATCTCCAATTCGCGTGGCGGCGCGGTGCGTCTTGATCCTCACAACACGCCAAAAAACCGTATCGGAATGAAGTTGTGCGGGCCGCTCTCGGGCGTGTACTGGTCCGGGCGCAGCGTGCTGCCGCGCTGCTCGCGCATCATCGCTTCGTTGCTTTCACGGATGCGGCGCAACTCCTGCAGCTCAGCGCCGCTGATGACGCTGCGGGGTCTCACATCCCCAATAGCACTGGCCGCGATGCTGCCAATGGCGCTGACTGCGGCGTCCATTCCCAATTCAGTGGTGGGCTTGCCGCCGCCGGCGAACTCCCATGCCATTTGTTCGCCAAACTCCGGCCCGCCGAATCGGCGCGCGATCTGGACCCGCGTCCGACGATCCCAGCGGCGCCAAGCGTTCATTCCGTTTTTTTCGTTGGCGCCCTCCATCGCGGCGAGCGCTGCCTGATAGTTCGCCTCGGCTTCCGCGAGTCGTTGCTCTTCGGATACGGCGCGACTTTGGACGGCGGCTTGGCGTGCGCGCTCGGCGACCGTGATTGGATCTCTGGATGATACTTCCGCGGCCCGCAGCGGCCTTCCGCCGGCGGCCTGGGCTTCGATTCCGGCCGCGGTCGTCAGCACCTGCGGATATTGTCTGACCAGCGTTGCAACATCCGCGTCGCGCAGCAGCTCCTCATACGCTCCCGGTGCAAACGCCTGCAGTCCCGCCAGCCCCTGCAGCACCGGCTGACCGCCGAAAGTCCGCGTGACGGCGTCCCGCGGCGCGTGCTTGCCCGCTCCGCGCGGCACCTGGATGGTGGTCCCGCCCTGCAGCGCCCCGAGCAGTTTCAGCATGGCGCCCTGGGCGCGCTTGTCCTTGGTGAATCCGGCGGCGCCGCTGAGCGCCAGCGCCTCGGCGGTGCCGATGCCCTGCGGTGCGGCGGCCGGGCCCAGCGCGGCGATGCGGGCAAGGATTTCCTCGGGGCGGTCGCCCGCGGCGGCGCTGGCGGCCAGCACCTGGCTCACGAATTGCTCTTCGCTCACCCCCTGCGCCATGCCGCTGTCGCGAAAGTCGGCCAGCATCTCCATCATCTGCGCCCCGGGCGCGCCGGCGGAGGCCTGAGCGCGCGCAAAGGGCGTCACGTCCAGCTTCTTGCGGGTGGCGGTCTCGGCCAGCAGCGCCGCGGCCCCCGGCTCGAAACCGTAGCGGCTGCGCAGCTCATCCCGCAGCCCGCGGGCGGCGGTCGATCCGCTCGGGCTGCCGCCCGCGCCCGCCAGCCGCAGCGTGTCCTGGTACATCTGCGCGACCCGCGCCGCGGCGCCGGCGGCGTTCTGTTCGGCTTCCTGCAGGGCGCGGTTAAAGAGCGCCATACCGCCGGCCAGCATGGCGCCCGGCGCCAGCAGGCTGGCGACTTGGCCGAACATCGACGACAGCCCGCCGACGCTGCGCTTGCCCTTGCCGCCGGTTTCCTCCAGCTCGCGGCCCAGCGCTTTCACCTGCTGGTTCATCTGCTTCATGGCCTGCTCGTTGTCTTTGAGCTTGGCCAGCAGCGACGCATACTCGCGGATGCTGTTGCCCATGTCGGCGTCGAATTTGAGGGTTATGTCACTGGCCATTCGGGTTTCTCCTCGTACAGTCAAGCACCTCTCGGCGTAGCTCTTCGGCGTCCTGCTTTTCAAACCATCCCAGCGCAAGCATCCCCTGGACCATGGCGCGCGTCACAACCCGGCCGCTGGTGTCGGTCGGATCGGTGCGGCATCTGCGATTGATCGCGGACACCAGTACGGCCGGCAGCGTCTCGGGCCAGCCATAGATCAGCGCGCGGTCGGAAACCACGTCCACTTTTCCGAGAAATGCTAGCTCTACCAGCTGATCAAGAAAACAAGACAGGTCGGCCCCCGAAAACAGCAGCAGGTCGAAGCGCTGCAGCTCGTTTCGAGCGGCGGCGGCAGCCTCGACGGCGATACACGCGTCGGCCTGCCGTTTGGCGACCTGGGCGATGGCGGCGAGCACGTCGATTTCGTTCGCGTCCGGAAAATCCTCGTGAAACTGGCGGATGACGCGCTCACTCGCTTCTACGATTCGCTGGGCCAGCGCGTCAGAAAGCGGGCTGCGTGGCGCGGCGGCTGGGGGGGCGGTGCTGCTCATGAGGCGGCGCCTTTCTGCCTCGCATCGGACGGCGCGGCTTCATCGGCGTCCGGCTCGGCGTCTTCCGTCGGCGGCTGAACCTCGTCGCGGAAACTCGGCCACGACTCGAAGGGGATCAGTCCGCCGCTGCCGCGGGCGCGATCGAAGAGCTGCGGAGACAGCGCCTCGATCAGGTCCGAGCGGGCGCAATTCAGGGCGATGATCGTTCGGCTGCCGGCGGCGTGGCGTTTCTCGAGCAACCAGTAGAACCGCGGCCAAAAGCGGTCCGACTGCTCGGCCATGGTGAATTCGTCAAGCGCGAGTACGTGATACGCGGACCAGCGGGCGAGCCAGCCTTTCGGGTCGCGGGCGGCGAGTGCGGCGCGACATTCGTCCAACAGCGACAGCGGATCGATCAGCCTGGCGGGACGGCCTGCCTCGATCGTGCTCAGAACGGCGACGCTCAAAGCCTGCGTCTTGCCCGTTCCCGGCGGCCCGAAGAGAACCTGCGTCCCGTTTCCGCGATCGACAAATTCGCGCACGCGGGCGATGGTGCGGGCGTAGGGTCCGCGCGGCTCGCTGATGGTCAGATTGCCCCAGG contains:
- the sppA_3 gene encoding putative signal peptide peptidase SppA, with protein sequence MRTRARAPAERMWALEPAAFNAHREIVARSLRLPTQPTAEAMHDAAGECIDMSIESGVALIRAAGEMVRVVDPWAALLGLAQFSQDELLSMLARAAGATDVRRIVLSIDSAGGPVTGCAKVAAAAVVKPLTVHSGGNLCSAAYYVASGASQIVAEQDARVGSIGVLWAIADYSAMYSGMGVEVHALASGPLKAVGVIGAEVTPEQLEHLQREVGEIADQFREAVQRGRKLSDRETAAVMSGGAWSGREALRLKLVDSLGTLDQVLAAETAAVVTAATNFLPAPRAQWPAHQPAAAAPVQVLAPTATIETPARRRPPLSRREEAQCSGGRTYLPDVRPQPPVDGGCSPAAGGSTATTETPPMSTNVGREQLKSAIRQAEEKNPNQLRGDAASSVCHTPTGRLLRFRALRAHPANANFTDDQLFAIASK
- a CDS encoding IstB-like ATP binding protein — translated: MTGDRRCRTCREVCTADVCPCCAAEARITARRTAERLADSGVPAAHRYRSAWGNLTISEPRGPYARTIARVREFVDRGNGTQVLFGPPGTGKTQALSVAVLSTIEAGRPARLIDPLSLLDECRAALAARDPKGWLARWSAYHVLALDEFTMAEQSDRFWPRFYWLLEKRHAAGSRTIIALNCARSDLIEALSPQLFDRARGSGGLIPFESWPSFRDEVQPPTEDAEPDADEAAPSDARQKGAAS